The window ataaaattaatatcaaattttttaaatagaataaatttattCCTTTAATCAACAAAATATACTTCAAAATTCTACACCGAAACTAATCAAAtatttgcaaaagaaaaaagaaaaagataaagaaaatcgAAATAATAATGTAACTTTACCGTTTCCGGATACTTCTGAATCTTTCACTAATATTTGTGGGTCCCACTTTTTCAACTATTATCTGTTTGGATGCAACTTGCTTTACGTTCGTTCAGTGTACGCACCCGAATGAGAATAGGATTCTCTTATCTTTCTACCCAAACGAACCTCTTCTTTTCCCACCTCGACGAGAATCCCGTAATCACCGCCACGTGTACACTCTCGAAATCTCAGCCGTCCAAAAACTAGTGGCCCTCACACACTTGCACCGCCTCTCACACGGTGTTATATATATGCGTAAGCCCTTCACGTTCTTCATTCATAGTATTCTTGTGAAGGTTTGTTCCTCAAGTTTCTCGAACCGTCTTCTCTCTTTCCTCAAGGTTTGTTTCCGTCTCATCTTTGATGTTGTTTCTTTGTCTTTACTTTGGTTGTGATTTCTGTTTAATGTTTTTGACTGTGTCAAACGGGGTTTTGTGTGGTTTCTCAGACATGTTGCTTGATGAATAATGTTATAATAGgttgttgtgttttagtttATCGAATCATAGACGTTTTACACGCAACTTCCTAGGTTTTTCAAGGTTCGGTGCATGTCGATCGTGATTGCTGtttgatatatatgttatgtgGTTAACTTTGTTAATCTTATGCTATAATCCAATTAACCTGGCGTTTGATTTTATGTAAGATctgtgttgttgtttttgttggtgATTTTACCATCTAAGAAGTTCTGATGACGAATTGCATGTGTGGTTAGGTTTTTGCTTTCATGATCTTTATCTCAGATTTTTTTTTGATAGATCTCATTCAGATGAGAACTGTTGTATTGTGAAATTGGGTTGGGTGGACTTACTGTTTGGTGGTGTTTATGCAGAAGCAATCTGTGTTTGGGTGTTTGAAGTTTGTATAAAGAAAAGTACATGGTTGAGTTGGAAATCCAAGTTCCCACCCCATTTGACCCATTTGCTGAGGCTAGAGAATCGGATGCTCCAGGAGCGAAGGAGTATGTGCACATTCGGATCCAGCAGAGGAATGGAAAGAAGAGTCTGACCACAGTGCAGGGGCTGAAGAAGGAGTTTAGCTACGAGAAGATTCTCAAAGACCTCAAGAAAGAGTTTTGCTGCAACGGCAATGTGGTGCAGGACAAGGAACTTGGCAAGATAATTCAGCTCCAAGGTGATCAGCGCAAGAACGTCTCACACTTCTTGGTCCAGGCAGGCCTTGTCAAAAAGGACCAGATCAAGATTCATGGTTTTTGATTGTTCTTGTTTTCTGCTGTATTGTACTGCTTTTCTTGGTGGGGTTCTTTGTTTTGATTGTTTTGAGGTTTGAAGTTTGAAGtttgatttgtttcttttgttggaTGAGTGGTGTTTGAATAAGTTTGGTTTGGTTGGGTTGGCTTTTCCAATTGTGATGATTGGATCTCATGGATGGTGTTGGTGAACTTGAATGTAAGATAAGCagattaaattcaataaaactgATGCTTTTGTTTTCAGAAGATGGTTGAGTCTGCAGTTTATACTCTGTTTATGTATGTTTGGGCTGATTTAGCTActtcttcattcaattcaatGACTCAATTTTGGAACTGTAAAgctaaaaataagatattattcgAACATAAAAGGCAGTCTCTAATATAGAGAAATAGTAACGAATGGAAGATGAAAATTGGCACATAAAAGTTCCTTAACACAATAGATTTTGAGATAAGTCTTGTAAAGAAAGGAATTAAGgaagttaattttttgttagaataatattttcacttaaaatatTTCCTTAAATGACATGGCCCCTTCTCATAGGTCTTTTGACTTTGAATTTTAAACACTCATTCGaggaattaattttttcaaagcaTGTTATTTTGTGCACACAGGTCGGTGTGATCCCAGGTCTagtcaattttcttttttttcttttttttttttatcttctaatCAAAGATAAggtgtttatattttaatgagaaGTTCCTATATAACTTAGAAAATATTGCTACATAGATAATATGTACTTCACACGTGTTTAACgttgaattgtttttaattattttaattgatttatttcaGGTTAAAAGTTCGTTTTTctataagtaaaatttatttgaagttttCCTTAAACTAGATCAGAAAATAAGTAAAACTAAATTACCGACTTTATCTAATAATATGTAGGAACAATTTCTTATCAAGCAATGTTCcaaatcaagtaaaaaaaaaaattgtatggcTTTTGTTTCGGTGTTGAtctttcttctctgttttttcttagtcgttttaattttgtttagaaCATAATTTTTCCATGGTAGTGTACTTATAAGAAATATTCCAATATTAAAGTCAAATATCTTACTATTTAGGATAGTTCAATATctatattgtatatttatatttaatatcactattaaatatattaattggttA of the Vigna radiata var. radiata cultivar VC1973A unplaced genomic scaffold, Vradiata_ver6 scaffold_294, whole genome shotgun sequence genome contains:
- the LOC106754351 gene encoding protein translation factor SUI1 homolog 2, with protein sequence MVELEIQVPTPFDPFAEARESDAPGAKEYVHIRIQQRNGKKSLTTVQGLKKEFSYEKILKDLKKEFCCNGNVVQDKELGKIIQLQGDQRKNVSHFLVQAGLVKKDQIKIHGF